A genomic window from Actinomycetota bacterium includes:
- a CDS encoding WhiB family transcriptional regulator, with the protein MREISSVDVTGEWEDRALCRTVDADIFFAPGATQEYRAKVVCKTCPVRGECLAYALRYRVEHGVWGGLTDRERRRVLNRTRSTSWNPETAMRATASAAS; encoded by the coding sequence ATGCGAGAGATCAGCTCTGTCGATGTCACGGGCGAGTGGGAAGATCGAGCTCTTTGCCGGACCGTAGACGCCGACATCTTCTTCGCGCCGGGCGCTACGCAGGAGTATCGGGCCAAAGTCGTCTGCAAGACCTGCCCGGTCCGCGGCGAGTGCCTCGCGTACGCGTTGCGGTACCGAGTCGAGCACGGCGTGTGGGGCGGACTGACCGACCGCGAGCGCCGTCGCGTACTCAACCGGACCCGGTCGACGTCCTGGAACCCCGAGACGGCCATGCGGGCGACCGCGTCGGCCGCCTCCTAG
- a CDS encoding PBP1A family penicillin-binding protein: MKEPLRRAWARARKAMSAEEPGGPPPPMDPSVNGRLHRIGLASLVIGISAALIAVLTIPGAALIGRLARNVAGRLEGGPQGIQDVSFKIAQRSVIYAAGGQVIATLAGEENRMIVPIDQIPQIAQEAVIAIEDARFYEHNGVDVGGLFRALFTNLEAGSIRQGGSTITQQLVKNIIVGTEKTLDRKIREAQYARALEREKSKREILELYLNEAYFGEGVYGIGTAAEFYFGKKVSKVSLAESALLAGVIRAPERYGPLANPTASLARRNLVLDRMVVLGYATQAEADRAKAEPIKASKHELPKPVEPYFAEFIKEQILDNPKFGETRGDRAAALFQGGLKIHTTLDLKLQKAASKAVSDVLTSPKDPAAALVSIEASTGKVRAMVGGSDFEKNKYNLAVQGKRQAGSSFKPFTMIAALEAGVPPGYTLDTPSPIELTDAAGQVWKVNNYTRRGEGVMDLRRATELSVNSFFAQLIQKIGPDKVVATAQKLGIRSDLKPYLSLALGTFEVSPYEMASAYATLANGGVHCAPFAIDRILDAGGKTVVRNDPQCERVLDDKIAAQADAILQGVVTRGTGRRNGQIGRPAAAKTGTTDDYKDAWYTGFTPNFATAVWMGYPKDRTRPLYNIHGYPEVFGGSLPAMIWSKFMRVAHEGLPVVSFPAPPSAPKAVVPDVTATPFDEAKAALEAAGFSVRQETVSSSYAPGIVAAQDPPAGTKTEAGRMITLFVSDGSGGDEPPPEPEPTFEPDPEPSP, encoded by the coding sequence ATGAAGGAACCGCTCCGGCGTGCCTGGGCGCGTGCCCGTAAAGCGATGTCGGCGGAGGAGCCGGGCGGCCCGCCTCCGCCGATGGATCCGAGTGTGAACGGCCGGTTGCACCGGATCGGGCTCGCCTCGCTCGTGATCGGGATCTCCGCCGCGCTGATCGCGGTCCTGACGATCCCCGGCGCTGCGCTGATCGGCCGGCTCGCGCGCAACGTGGCGGGGCGGCTCGAAGGCGGTCCGCAAGGCATCCAGGACGTGTCGTTCAAGATCGCGCAACGTTCGGTGATCTACGCCGCGGGCGGTCAGGTGATCGCGACGCTCGCCGGCGAGGAGAACCGGATGATCGTTCCGATCGATCAGATCCCCCAGATCGCCCAGGAAGCCGTCATCGCGATCGAGGACGCTCGCTTCTACGAGCACAACGGCGTCGACGTCGGCGGCCTGTTCCGCGCGCTGTTCACCAACCTCGAGGCCGGCAGCATCCGTCAAGGCGGAAGCACGATCACCCAGCAGCTGGTGAAGAACATCATCGTTGGGACGGAGAAGACCCTCGACCGCAAGATCCGCGAGGCGCAGTACGCCAGAGCACTCGAGCGTGAGAAGTCCAAGCGAGAGATCCTCGAGCTGTACCTCAACGAGGCGTATTTCGGCGAGGGCGTGTACGGCATCGGCACGGCGGCCGAGTTCTACTTCGGCAAGAAGGTCTCCAAGGTCTCGCTCGCCGAGTCTGCTCTGCTGGCCGGCGTGATCCGCGCGCCGGAGCGGTACGGGCCGCTCGCGAACCCCACGGCATCGCTCGCGCGACGCAACCTCGTGCTCGACCGAATGGTGGTCCTCGGATACGCGACCCAAGCCGAGGCCGATCGCGCCAAGGCCGAGCCCATCAAGGCCTCGAAGCATGAATTGCCGAAGCCGGTCGAGCCCTACTTCGCCGAATTCATCAAGGAGCAGATACTCGACAACCCGAAGTTCGGCGAGACGCGCGGCGATCGCGCGGCGGCTCTGTTCCAGGGCGGCCTCAAGATCCACACCACCCTCGACCTCAAGCTGCAGAAGGCCGCGAGCAAAGCGGTTTCGGACGTGCTCACGAGCCCGAAGGATCCGGCGGCCGCCCTGGTGTCGATCGAGGCTTCGACCGGCAAGGTCAGGGCGATGGTCGGCGGCAGCGACTTCGAAAAGAACAAGTACAACCTCGCGGTCCAAGGGAAACGTCAGGCGGGCTCCTCATTCAAGCCCTTCACGATGATCGCCGCGCTGGAAGCGGGCGTCCCGCCCGGTTACACCCTCGACACACCGTCACCGATCGAGCTGACGGACGCGGCCGGCCAGGTGTGGAAGGTGAACAACTACACGCGCCGAGGCGAGGGGGTCATGGACCTCCGCCGTGCCACCGAGCTGTCGGTCAACTCGTTCTTCGCCCAGCTCATCCAGAAGATCGGCCCCGACAAGGTCGTCGCGACGGCGCAGAAACTGGGCATCCGCAGCGACCTGAAGCCCTACCTGTCGCTCGCGCTCGGCACGTTCGAGGTCTCCCCGTACGAGATGGCGAGCGCATACGCGACGCTCGCGAACGGGGGCGTGCACTGCGCGCCGTTCGCGATCGATCGGATCCTGGACGCCGGGGGGAAGACCGTGGTGCGCAACGACCCGCAGTGCGAGCGAGTGCTCGACGACAAGATCGCCGCACAGGCCGATGCGATCCTCCAAGGCGTCGTCACTCGCGGCACCGGCCGCCGGAACGGCCAGATCGGCCGGCCGGCCGCCGCCAAGACCGGCACGACCGACGACTACAAGGACGCCTGGTACACGGGCTTCACGCCGAACTTCGCCACCGCGGTGTGGATGGGCTATCCGAAGGACCGGACCCGGCCGCTCTACAACATCCACGGGTATCCAGAGGTGTTCGGCGGAAGCTTGCCGGCGATGATCTGGTCGAAGTTCATGCGCGTCGCTCACGAGGGCCTTCCGGTTGTGTCGTTCCCGGCGCCGCCCTCCGCGCCGAAGGCCGTCGTGCCGGACGTAACCGCAACCCCATTCGACGAAGCCAAGGCCGCGCTCGAAGCCGCCGGGTTCAGCGTCCGCCAGGAGACGGTCTCGTCGTCGTACGCGCCCGGCATCGTCGCGGCACAGGATCCCCCGGCCGGCACGAAGACCGAAGCGGGGCGGATGATCACGCTCTTCGTTTCGGACGGGTCCGGGGGCGACGAGCCACCGCCCGAGCCGGAACCGACCTTCGAGCCAGACCCAGAGCCGAGTCCCTAA
- a CDS encoding NfeD family protein — translation MRRSAWLILFLSLAATAFSGPAVADAASVQQDAPTIDVAEVFGVLDPQLAGFVLDRIAQANTDGAELLVLELDTPGALEVDIREIIDAMQASRVPIAVWIGPRTARARSGGALIAAAAHVSAIGPSARLGPVFPSELGIDPDSPEGARVRAEDLTLVETLARARKRGDPAAFFERSLGANASLDAGAVDLVTPVVAELLTLSDGRTVTTAAGPVTLRLPEREAVVRFLKPGPIRALLHTLATPALAYLMLLTAAMLLAFELFQPGFGVAGVSGLLLLAGAGWGLTVLPVSVLGLALFTAGIALLSADVAVNGLGLPTIAGTALLTYGSLTMFPAPAGVLGIRWWLVALGVVSTLVFFVPVMTFVKRSRLSPTEQKEARALVGQPGRVRSVLNPEGFVWVADELWRARSEDGDKVRVGEDVVVSGVEGSLLRVRRS, via the coding sequence GTGCGCCGATCCGCTTGGCTCATCCTCTTCCTTTCTCTGGCCGCAACCGCCTTCTCGGGGCCGGCCGTCGCCGATGCTGCTTCGGTTCAGCAGGACGCACCGACCATCGACGTCGCCGAGGTGTTCGGCGTCCTCGACCCGCAACTGGCCGGATTCGTTCTCGACCGCATCGCGCAGGCAAACACCGACGGAGCAGAGTTGCTCGTGCTCGAGCTCGACACGCCGGGAGCGCTCGAGGTCGACATCCGAGAGATCATCGACGCCATGCAGGCCTCGCGGGTGCCGATCGCGGTCTGGATCGGCCCGCGGACGGCGCGCGCGCGCTCCGGCGGGGCGCTGATCGCCGCCGCCGCGCACGTGAGCGCGATCGGCCCCAGCGCGCGGCTCGGACCGGTCTTCCCATCGGAGCTCGGCATCGATCCCGACTCGCCCGAAGGCGCGCGCGTTCGCGCGGAAGACCTCACGCTCGTCGAGACGCTGGCGCGCGCGCGTAAGCGCGGCGACCCAGCCGCGTTCTTCGAACGCTCGCTCGGCGCGAACGCCTCGCTCGACGCCGGAGCGGTGGATCTGGTTACGCCGGTCGTCGCCGAGCTGCTCACCCTTTCCGACGGTCGAACGGTCACGACGGCCGCCGGCCCGGTGACGCTGCGGCTGCCCGAGCGAGAGGCCGTGGTTCGATTCCTCAAGCCGGGCCCGATCAGGGCGCTGCTCCACACGCTGGCGACGCCGGCGCTCGCGTATCTCATGTTGCTCACCGCCGCGATGCTGCTGGCCTTCGAGCTGTTCCAGCCGGGGTTCGGCGTCGCCGGCGTCTCGGGCCTGCTTCTCCTGGCCGGCGCGGGTTGGGGTCTGACGGTGCTCCCGGTGAGCGTGCTCGGCCTGGCGCTCTTCACTGCAGGGATCGCGCTGCTTTCGGCCGACGTCGCCGTGAACGGGCTCGGCCTGCCGACGATCGCCGGAACCGCTCTGCTCACCTACGGTTCGTTGACGATGTTCCCGGCCCCGGCCGGCGTGCTCGGGATCCGGTGGTGGCTCGTTGCGCTCGGGGTCGTCTCGACGCTGGTCTTCTTCGTCCCGGTGATGACCTTCGTGAAGCGGTCGCGGCTCTCGCCGACCGAACAGAAGGAGGCCCGGGCGCTCGTCGGGCAGCCCGGCCGGGTGCGGAGCGTCTTGAACCCAGAGGGGTTCGTGTGGGTCGCCGATGAGCTGTGGCGCGCTCGCTCCGAGGACGGCGACAAGGTGCGGGTCGGCGAGGACGTCGTCGTGAGCGGAGTGGAAGGAAGCTTGCTCCGCGTCCGGCGTTCCTGA
- a CDS encoding ArsA-related P-loop ATPase, producing the protein MSDLSRLLAERHVLVCVGPGGVGKTTTAAALAVRAADEGRRVIVLTIDPARRLAQSLGLDALDNTPKRIPLEGERRQKPPGELWGMMLDMKSTFDDMILDMTSPDRAEKIFANPFYQHISSTLAGTQEYMAMEKLWELHEEGRWELIVLDTPPTRSALDFLDAPKKVTDFLEGKFLRLLLWPYLQAGKTYMKAVSFGAKAFLKVATKITGSELLEDVANFFLAFEGMYDTFKERSKRVYDLLSARRTAFVVVSTPQDASLREARYFVQRLGSEKMPLGGVVMNRTHDVASVAGLEDPRGLAERARASGDGKLLAPALELYGSWREVSIREDAAVAASLGDLTDVPVWRVPDLADDVHDMASLRQVGEALLGPLPTIRATGESA; encoded by the coding sequence ATGAGCGATCTTTCGCGGTTGCTCGCCGAGCGTCACGTGCTGGTGTGCGTCGGGCCCGGCGGCGTCGGCAAAACGACCACGGCGGCGGCGCTGGCCGTTCGCGCCGCCGATGAGGGACGTCGGGTCATCGTCCTGACGATCGACCCGGCGAGGCGTCTCGCGCAGTCGCTCGGCCTCGACGCGCTCGACAACACCCCGAAGCGCATCCCGCTCGAGGGTGAGCGCCGGCAGAAGCCGCCCGGCGAGCTGTGGGGGATGATGCTCGACATGAAGTCGACGTTCGACGACATGATCCTCGACATGACGTCGCCCGATCGCGCGGAGAAGATCTTCGCGAACCCCTTCTACCAGCACATCTCCTCGACGCTGGCCGGGACGCAGGAGTACATGGCGATGGAAAAGCTCTGGGAGCTCCACGAGGAGGGGCGCTGGGAGCTGATCGTGCTCGACACGCCGCCGACCCGGAGCGCGCTCGACTTCCTCGACGCGCCGAAGAAGGTGACGGATTTCCTCGAGGGAAAGTTCCTGCGGCTGCTTCTGTGGCCGTACCTCCAGGCCGGCAAGACGTACATGAAAGCGGTGAGCTTCGGCGCCAAAGCCTTCCTCAAGGTCGCCACCAAGATCACCGGCAGCGAGCTGCTCGAGGACGTGGCGAACTTCTTCCTCGCCTTCGAGGGGATGTACGACACGTTCAAGGAACGGTCCAAGCGCGTCTACGACCTGCTCTCCGCGCGGCGGACCGCGTTCGTCGTGGTGTCGACTCCTCAGGACGCGTCGCTGCGCGAGGCACGCTACTTCGTGCAGCGCCTCGGGTCCGAGAAGATGCCGCTCGGCGGCGTGGTGATGAACCGGACGCACGACGTCGCGTCGGTGGCCGGGCTCGAGGACCCGCGCGGGCTCGCGGAGCGAGCGCGCGCGTCCGGGGACGGGAAGCTTCTGGCCCCCGCGCTCGAGCTCTACGGTTCGTGGCGAGAGGTATCGATCCGAGAGGACGCGGCCGTCGCCGCATCGCTCGGAGATCTGACGGACGTGCCGGTCTGGCGCGTTCCCGACCTCGCCGACGACGTCCACGACATGGCGTCGCTCCGGCAGGTCGGTGAGGCGCTCCTCGGCCCGCTGCCGACGATCCGCGCGACAGGCGAGAGCGCCTGA
- a CDS encoding glycosyltransferase family 4 protein — MRIAQIAPPWFAVPPVRYGGIEWVVALLADGLADRGHEVTLYASGGSITRAKLVTVFDDPPGGEHIGEVFYDVVHASTAYLDADRFDLIHDHSGLIGPAMGAHVAQPVVHTLHGPFTDEAKRVYSLLSGRIHYVAISAAQRAFCPELSYAGTVHNGIDLDRYPFRSEKEDFLLFLGRINREKGPEIAVEVAHRTGRKLVMAVKAAEHAEQVYWDEKVAPLLDGSEEILGEITVEEKADLLSRASAVLFPIQWPEPFGLVMTEAMATGTPVISFAYGAAPEVIVDGVTGFLVTAVDEMCEAVERVGQIKPEACRTHVEAHFSDDAMVEGYLEAFDRVLSGKA, encoded by the coding sequence ATGCGCATCGCCCAGATCGCTCCGCCGTGGTTCGCCGTGCCGCCCGTTCGCTACGGCGGCATCGAGTGGGTCGTCGCTCTGCTCGCGGACGGGCTCGCCGATCGCGGTCACGAGGTTACGCTCTACGCCTCGGGCGGAAGCATCACGCGCGCGAAGCTCGTGACCGTCTTCGACGATCCTCCCGGCGGCGAGCACATCGGCGAGGTGTTCTACGACGTCGTCCACGCATCGACCGCTTACTTGGACGCGGACCGGTTCGATCTGATCCACGATCACTCCGGCCTCATAGGGCCCGCGATGGGCGCGCACGTCGCACAGCCGGTCGTGCACACGCTGCACGGCCCGTTCACGGACGAGGCCAAGCGTGTCTACTCGCTGCTCTCCGGTCGCATCCATTACGTCGCGATCAGCGCGGCCCAACGTGCCTTCTGCCCCGAGCTTTCGTACGCCGGGACGGTCCACAACGGCATCGACCTCGACCGCTACCCCTTCCGGTCCGAGAAGGAGGATTTCTTGCTCTTCCTCGGGCGCATCAACCGCGAGAAAGGTCCCGAGATCGCCGTCGAGGTCGCACATCGGACGGGCCGCAAGCTCGTGATGGCGGTCAAGGCTGCCGAGCACGCCGAGCAGGTTTACTGGGACGAGAAGGTAGCGCCGCTGCTGGACGGCAGTGAGGAGATCCTCGGAGAGATCACCGTCGAGGAGAAGGCCGATCTGCTGTCTCGGGCCTCCGCCGTACTGTTCCCGATCCAGTGGCCGGAGCCGTTCGGACTCGTCATGACCGAAGCCATGGCCACCGGCACGCCGGTTATCTCGTTCGCCTACGGCGCGGCGCCGGAAGTGATCGTGGACGGCGTCACCGGCTTCCTCGTCACTGCGGTCGATGAGATGTGCGAGGCGGTCGAGCGCGTCGGCCAGATCAAGCCGGAAGCCTGCCGGACGCACGTCGAAGCGCACTTCTCAGACGACGCTATGGTCGAGGGCTACCTCGAAGCGTTCGACCGCGTGCTCTCCGGCAAGGCCTGA
- a CDS encoding GatB/YqeY domain-containing protein — MDVLRERIADDMRGAMKAREAVRVAALRMLMAAVKNAEIEKRHELSDDEVLDVVTREAKRRRESIEAFEKGGREDLVAKETAELTVLDSYLPERLNDEELAALVDAAIAETGADSAKQMGEVMKALMPKLRGRADGGRVSALVKARLGG, encoded by the coding sequence GTGGACGTGTTGCGAGAGAGGATCGCCGACGATATGCGCGGAGCGATGAAAGCGCGGGAAGCGGTGCGCGTCGCCGCGCTCCGCATGCTCATGGCTGCCGTGAAGAACGCCGAGATCGAGAAACGACACGAGCTCTCCGACGACGAGGTGCTCGACGTCGTGACGCGCGAGGCCAAGCGCCGCCGGGAGTCGATCGAGGCCTTCGAGAAGGGCGGTCGCGAGGACCTCGTCGCGAAGGAGACGGCCGAGCTGACGGTGCTCGATTCCTATCTGCCCGAGCGGTTGAACGATGAGGAGCTCGCTGCGCTCGTCGATGCGGCCATCGCCGAGACGGGCGCCGATTCCGCAAAGCAGATGGGCGAGGTGATGAAGGCGCTCATGCCCAAGCTCCGCGGACGGGCGGACGGTGGCCGGGTCTCCGCGCTCGTGAAGGCGCGCCTGGGCGGTTAG
- a CDS encoding ArsA-related P-loop ATPase, translating to MSASLTASRLAIVSGKGGVGKTTVSAALALAAGHAGKRVLLVEVEQRQAIAPLFGERPIGYEERRLAPNVTALSVEPDEALVEYLYLFYGIRRVGKVLRGTKAVDFATNVAPGLRDILLIGKVKEAERRRQEGRYVYDLIVLDAPPTGRLPRFLDAPRAVTELVSSGPIRKQAQGVLDMVTDPKRCRVVLVTLPEDMPVRETVEAADALAKMSVTVGPIVINSVLPEVFSSAKLKVLARDAATPLAADAEKAGIRLTEDAVDGLARVTSMHARKTLCQRGAIAELERETSIPSLQLPYVFSPRMGRDEIDRLSAELEAQGAIG from the coding sequence ATGTCCGCCTCGCTGACGGCCTCACGGCTCGCCATCGTTTCCGGCAAGGGAGGCGTCGGCAAGACCACCGTCTCCGCCGCCTTGGCGCTCGCGGCCGGTCACGCCGGCAAGCGCGTTCTGCTGGTCGAGGTGGAGCAACGGCAGGCGATCGCCCCGCTCTTCGGTGAGCGGCCCATCGGCTACGAAGAGCGGCGTCTGGCGCCGAACGTCACGGCCCTTTCGGTCGAGCCCGACGAGGCGCTCGTCGAGTACCTCTACCTCTTCTACGGGATCCGCCGTGTCGGCAAGGTCCTCCGAGGCACGAAAGCCGTGGACTTCGCGACCAACGTCGCCCCCGGCCTGCGCGACATCCTGCTGATCGGGAAGGTCAAAGAGGCCGAGCGCCGCCGCCAGGAAGGTCGCTACGTGTACGACCTGATCGTCCTCGACGCGCCTCCCACCGGACGGCTGCCGCGGTTCCTGGACGCGCCGCGGGCGGTGACGGAGCTGGTGAGCAGCGGCCCGATCCGGAAGCAGGCGCAGGGCGTGCTCGACATGGTGACCGACCCGAAGCGGTGCCGGGTCGTGCTCGTGACGCTCCCCGAGGACATGCCGGTTCGAGAGACGGTCGAGGCGGCCGACGCGCTCGCGAAGATGAGCGTGACCGTGGGGCCCATCGTGATCAACAGCGTCCTCCCCGAGGTCTTCTCCAGCGCGAAGCTGAAGGTCCTCGCGAGGGACGCGGCGACACCGCTCGCCGCCGACGCCGAGAAGGCCGGGATCCGCCTGACCGAGGATGCGGTGGACGGGCTCGCGCGTGTCACGTCGATGCACGCTCGCAAGACCCTCTGTCAGCGCGGCGCGATCGCGGAGCTCGAGCGCGAGACGAGCATCCCATCCTTGCAGTTGCCGTACGTCTTCTCCCCTCGGATGGGACGTGATGAGATCGACCGTCTCTCCGCCGAGCTGGAAGCCCAAGGGGCGATCGGATGA
- a CDS encoding STAS domain-containing protein has protein sequence MRIDALTVSIADAGEDCLVTCMGGLDEASASAFRSSVDAVVALHPEQIFLDCDGVTFIDPCGVGAVMHLALACRAKGIMLTAAMNDTLRQVFEPVGMSGLFSPAP, from the coding sequence GTGAGGATCGACGCGCTTACTGTCAGCATCGCCGACGCGGGCGAGGACTGCCTCGTCACGTGTATGGGCGGGCTCGATGAGGCCTCTGCAAGCGCGTTCCGGTCCTCTGTGGACGCGGTGGTGGCGCTGCACCCGGAACAGATCTTCCTCGATTGCGACGGCGTCACGTTCATCGATCCCTGCGGCGTAGGCGCCGTCATGCACCTCGCCTTGGCGTGCCGGGCGAAGGGGATCATGCTGACGGCGGCCATGAATGACACGTTGCGTCAGGTCTTCGAACCGGTCGGCATGTCGGGGCTTTTCAGCCCCGCTCCGTAG
- a CDS encoding metallophosphoesterase, whose protein sequence is MLRILLGLVAFGVACLLYASLIERTWFVLRRHAVPCLPPGSRPIKILHISDLHFRRGQRREARFLARCASTAPDLVVCTGDFLDEEAGIDVAVPAVSQIRPSSAALFVLGSHDYYATRPGNPFKYFLGPSSRKPPKGATLPWRDLVSKLEANGWQLVLNRATTITIDGVSAIDVVGLDDPHIGREDLSVASPRAAPGFRLGIVHSPDAAPALADLGYDLIVCGHTHGGQIRIPGFGALVTNTRTLPRRGARGMSRLGRSWLHVSAGLGTSRYAPIRFACRPEACVLELTPVEGKLSEQRAAVAATERG, encoded by the coding sequence GTGCTTCGGATCCTGCTCGGCCTCGTCGCGTTCGGCGTCGCCTGCCTTCTGTACGCCTCTCTTATCGAGCGCACCTGGTTCGTTCTGCGCAGGCACGCCGTGCCCTGCCTTCCGCCCGGATCACGTCCGATCAAGATCTTGCACATCTCCGATCTCCATTTTCGGCGCGGCCAGCGGCGCGAGGCCCGGTTCCTCGCCCGGTGCGCCTCAACGGCGCCGGACCTGGTCGTGTGCACCGGTGACTTCCTCGACGAGGAGGCGGGCATCGACGTGGCGGTGCCGGCCGTGTCGCAGATCCGGCCCTCGTCGGCCGCGCTTTTCGTGCTCGGCTCGCACGACTACTACGCCACGAGACCCGGCAACCCGTTCAAGTACTTCCTCGGTCCGAGCAGCCGCAAGCCGCCCAAGGGCGCGACGCTTCCCTGGCGCGACCTCGTCTCCAAGCTGGAAGCGAACGGTTGGCAGCTCGTCCTCAACCGCGCGACGACCATCACGATCGATGGGGTCAGCGCGATCGACGTCGTCGGATTGGACGATCCCCACATCGGTCGCGAGGACCTCTCGGTCGCTTCGCCGCGGGCGGCGCCTGGCTTCCGGCTCGGCATCGTGCATTCGCCGGATGCCGCGCCGGCGCTCGCCGACCTCGGATACGACCTGATCGTGTGCGGCCACACGCACGGCGGGCAGATCCGCATTCCGGGGTTCGGTGCGCTGGTCACGAACACGAGGACGCTCCCACGACGAGGAGCGCGCGGGATGAGCCGGCTCGGACGATCGTGGCTCCACGTGAGCGCCGGCCTCGGCACTTCGCGCTACGCGCCGATCAGGTTCGCGTGCCGCCCGGAGGCGTGCGTGCTGGAGCTAACGCCGGTTGAAGGAAAGTTATCGGAGCAGCGGGCCGCGGTGGCAGCTACGGAGCGGGGCTGA